AGACTACAATGTTAAAATTGATTAATAGACTTATTAAGCAAACGGAGGGAGATATATTTTTTCAAAATAAGAATTTAAAAGAATATAATCTAAGAGAACTTCGTTTAGAAATAGGTTATGTGTTACAGCAGATAGCACTTTTTCCTAATTTAACAGTAGAAGAAAACATAGCATTAATTCCAGAAATGAAAAATATGGATAAAGATGTTATAAAAAAGAAAACAATAGACTTATTAGAAAAAGTTGGTCTTGATTCTGAAAAATATATGAAAAGATTTCCAAGAGAGTTATCAGGAGGAGAAAAACAAAGAATTGGTATTTTAAGAGCAATTATTTCTAATCCTGAAATTTTACTTATGGATGAACCTTTTTCAGCATTAGACCCTATAAGTAAGACACAATTACAAGATTTAATTAAAATGTTACATGATGAATATAAAATGACAACAGTTTTTGTAACACATGATATGAGTGAAGCTTTAAAGTTAGCTGATAGAATTTGTATAATGAAAAATGGAGAAATTATTCAATGTGATAATCCTATGGAAATGAGAAATAATCCTATAAATGATTTTGTAAAAGAATTTTTCTATGTAAAGGAGTGTGAATAATGAATATAATCAATGTTTTTTTAGATAAAAAATCAGAATGGTTGTTAGCTTTATTTGAGCATTTACAAATTTCTTTACTATCATTACTTATTGCTATTATTATTGCAGTTCCATTAGGTATATTTGTTATAAATTATAAGAAAACAAAAGAATGGTTATTGCAAGTTACAGGGATATTTCAAACTATTCCATCTCTTG
The genomic region above belongs to Streptobacillus moniliformis DSM 12112 and contains:
- a CDS encoding ATP-binding cassette domain-containing protein, with the protein product MIEYKKVSLICSKAGKILNNLNLEIQKGEFFVIIGPSGSGKTTMLKLINRLIKQTEGDIFFQNKNLKEYNLRELRLEIGYVLQQIALFPNLTVEENIALIPEMKNMDKDVIKKKTIDLLEKVGLDSEKYMKRFPRELSGGEKQRIGILRAIISNPEILLMDEPFSALDPISKTQLQDLIKMLHDEYKMTTVFVTHDMSEALKLADRICIMKNGEIIQCDNPMEMRNNPINDFVKEFFYVKECE